The following are encoded in a window of Paenibacillaceae bacterium GAS479 genomic DNA:
- a CDS encoding ribokinase, with amino-acid sequence MLLYEVDQAGTVCLHVERTIGTVSQQTKVTLPRVAVAGSLNMDLVISMERMPKAGETLSGSALHTLPGGKGANQAAGCARMGAETAMIGRVGRDAFGGQLLEQMRRMGVNTAGIGEHESAPTGIASIYHTREDNCIVIVAGANGECDESWIESNRGAIEEAQVLLVQLEIPLPAVQRALEIARAAGVVTVLNPAPARELPRELLELADYITPNETEFAELSGTSAESETELREAISAWQSQVGSRVIITRGSAGSSFLGVDGQLLTASAPKVEVVDTTGAGDTLNAALCVKLAELIGERGEQRQAEDGAEAKETSLGATPVGDAELLESLRFAVQAASLAVTRFGAQDGLPSREEVEQALALAATAAGE; translated from the coding sequence ATGCTATTGTATGAAGTAGATCAAGCGGGCACAGTCTGTCTGCACGTAGAGAGGACGATTGGAACAGTGAGTCAACAAACGAAGGTGACGCTGCCCCGAGTAGCGGTAGCGGGCAGCTTGAATATGGATTTGGTCATTAGCATGGAGCGCATGCCAAAAGCAGGCGAAACGCTCAGCGGCAGTGCGCTGCACACATTGCCTGGCGGCAAAGGGGCGAATCAGGCAGCAGGTTGTGCCCGAATGGGTGCGGAGACGGCGATGATCGGCCGGGTCGGCCGGGATGCTTTCGGCGGCCAACTGCTGGAGCAGATGCGCCGAATGGGCGTAAATACAGCCGGGATTGGCGAACATGAAAGCGCTCCGACAGGCATCGCCTCCATTTACCATACTCGCGAGGATAACTGCATCGTCATCGTCGCTGGTGCCAACGGCGAATGTGACGAGAGCTGGATTGAAAGCAATCGTGGTGCAATCGAGGAGGCACAGGTACTACTTGTGCAGCTTGAAATTCCGCTGCCTGCTGTACAGCGTGCTCTTGAAATTGCCCGCGCAGCTGGTGTGGTCACGGTGCTTAATCCTGCTCCGGCGCGTGAACTGCCGCGTGAACTGTTGGAGCTGGCGGATTATATCACGCCAAATGAGACCGAGTTCGCCGAGCTGTCCGGCACGTCTGCGGAATCCGAGACGGAGCTGCGCGAAGCTATCTCCGCGTGGCAATCCCAGGTTGGCAGCCGCGTAATCATTACGCGCGGCAGCGCCGGGAGTTCTTTCCTCGGCGTCGACGGTCAATTGCTGACCGCTTCCGCACCAAAGGTGGAGGTCGTGGATACGACCGGAGCCGGTGATACGCTGAACGCGGCGCTTTGCGTGAAGCTGGCGGAGCTGATTGGAGAGCGTGGCGAGCAACGCCAGGCAGAAGATGGCGCAGAGGCGAAAGAGACGAGTTTGGGGGCAACTCCGGTCGGAGACGCGGAGCTGCTGGAGTCGCTGCGGTTCGCCGTGCAGGCGGCGTCCTTGGCAGTTACCCGCTTCGGCGCGCAGGACGGACTTCCTTCGCGGGAAGAGGTTGAACAGGCTCTGGCCTTGGCGGCGACGGCTGCGGGCGAGTAG
- a CDS encoding oligoendopeptidase, M3 family, whose protein sequence is MLKFSEYRYERPDRDAVATAFKEKITAIRNASSLEEQLEVIAAVNKLRSEVETMFQLVYIRHSVNTTDEFYKAEQDFSDEVGPVFQEFVTDYYRALTESAFRDGLEERYGTQLLRTAELALKTFKPEIIEELQLENKLRSEYSQLIASAKIPFDGEERTLSQLTPYTQSTDRDVRRDSSEALYGFMAGNEPELDRIYDELVKVRTTIAHKLGYENYVQLGYDRLGRTDYDATMVANFRRQVREHIVPVAVRLAQRQQKRIGVDKLNYYDEGFSFMSGNATPKGDPDWILEQGRQMYREMSPELDEFFKFMSDRELLDLLSKKGKESGGYCTYLSEYESPFIFANFNGTSGDIDVLTHEAGHAFQVYMSRGFDIPEYLWPTMEAAEIHSMSMEFLAWPWMELFFKEDTDKYRFDHLASALSFIPYGVSVDEFQHFVYENPEASPAERKAKWREIEKMYRPFRSFDGNEYLERGGAWQKQSHIFQAPFYYIDYTLAQLCAFQFWKRSREDFNTTWQDYLALCRLGGSQSFTALVASAGLLSPFEEGSVTSVIGEISQWLESIDDSSL, encoded by the coding sequence ATGTTGAAGTTCAGCGAATACCGTTATGAAAGACCGGACCGCGATGCTGTAGCAACTGCCTTTAAGGAGAAAATAACAGCAATTCGCAACGCCTCCAGCCTGGAGGAACAGCTTGAGGTAATTGCCGCAGTGAACAAGCTGCGCAGTGAAGTTGAAACGATGTTCCAACTCGTATATATCCGCCACTCTGTAAATACAACCGATGAGTTCTACAAAGCGGAACAAGATTTTTCCGATGAAGTCGGACCTGTCTTTCAGGAATTTGTGACCGATTATTATCGTGCTCTTACAGAATCCGCTTTCCGTGATGGACTGGAGGAGCGCTACGGCACCCAACTTCTCCGCACGGCCGAGCTTGCGCTCAAAACATTTAAACCCGAAATCATCGAGGAGCTGCAGCTTGAGAACAAGCTGCGGAGCGAATATAGCCAGTTGATCGCTTCCGCCAAAATTCCGTTTGACGGCGAGGAGCGCACGCTTTCCCAACTGACTCCTTACACCCAGTCGACCGACCGGGACGTACGCCGCGACTCAAGCGAGGCTCTCTACGGTTTCATGGCCGGCAACGAGCCTGAACTGGACCGCATCTACGACGAACTTGTCAAAGTGCGCACAACAATTGCACACAAGCTCGGTTATGAAAACTATGTACAGCTAGGCTATGACCGACTTGGCCGCACAGACTACGACGCCACTATGGTCGCGAACTTCCGCCGCCAAGTCCGCGAGCATATCGTACCCGTAGCTGTCCGTCTTGCCCAGCGTCAGCAAAAGCGTATCGGTGTAGACAAGCTTAACTACTACGACGAGGGCTTCAGCTTCATGAGCGGCAATGCCACTCCAAAGGGCGATCCCGATTGGATTTTGGAGCAGGGCCGTCAGATGTACCGTGAAATGAGTCCTGAGCTGGACGAGTTTTTCAAATTCATGTCGGATAGGGAGCTATTGGATCTGCTAAGCAAAAAAGGCAAAGAGAGCGGGGGTTACTGTACGTATCTCAGCGAATACGAATCTCCATTCATTTTTGCCAATTTCAACGGAACCTCCGGTGACATCGACGTGCTGACCCATGAAGCGGGCCACGCCTTCCAGGTTTATATGAGCCGCGGCTTCGATATTCCAGAATACTTATGGCCGACGATGGAAGCCGCTGAAATTCATTCCATGAGCATGGAGTTCCTTGCCTGGCCGTGGATGGAGCTGTTTTTCAAAGAAGATACCGACAAATACCGCTTTGACCACTTGGCCTCGGCGCTGAGCTTCATCCCTTACGGGGTATCCGTAGATGAATTCCAGCATTTTGTATACGAAAATCCGGAGGCTTCCCCAGCAGAGCGCAAGGCCAAATGGCGCGAGATCGAAAAAATGTACCGTCCTTTCCGCAGCTTCGACGGCAATGAGTATCTGGAGCGTGGCGGCGCTTGGCAGAAACAGAGTCATATTTTCCAAGCTCCGTTTTATTATATTGATTATACGCTCGCCCAGTTATGCGCCTTCCAATTCTGGAAACGGTCCAGAGAAGACTTCAACACGACATGGCAGGATTATCTCGCGCTATGTCGTCTTGGAGGCAGCCAGTCCTTCACCGCCCTTGTCGCAAGCGCCGGGCTGCTCTCGCCGTTCGAAGAGGGCTCAGTGACCAGCGTAATCGGTGAAATCAGCCAGTGGCTGGAAAGCATTGACGACAGCAGCCTCTAA
- a CDS encoding potassium/proton antiporter regulatory subunit, CPA2 family, whose product MDIRETHLPGIGKKFRISSRGGDVLIVVVHDDGRRECYMQTDQDDDFEPVFSLDDDEARLLASILGGMQYKPRALENIEMVLDDLIIEWYRVEPGYRCVHHSIGELDVRRRSGASVLAVVERGGYKHISPGPDLVLTEEALLIVAGERSQQKAFRDILKNGCE is encoded by the coding sequence ATGGACATCAGAGAAACCCACCTGCCGGGGATCGGCAAGAAATTCCGCATCAGCTCTCGCGGCGGCGACGTGCTGATCGTCGTTGTGCATGACGACGGACGACGGGAATGTTATATGCAGACGGATCAGGACGACGACTTCGAGCCTGTATTCTCCCTTGATGATGACGAGGCGCGTTTACTGGCATCGATTCTGGGGGGCATGCAGTACAAACCGCGGGCCCTGGAAAATATCGAGATGGTGCTCGACGATCTTATTATTGAATGGTACCGTGTTGAGCCTGGTTATCGTTGTGTACACCATTCCATCGGTGAGCTTGATGTGCGCAGGCGCTCCGGCGCAAGCGTGCTGGCCGTCGTAGAGCGCGGCGGATATAAACATATCAGCCCTGGACCGGATTTAGTGCTGACCGAGGAGGCTCTCCTGATTGTAGCCGGTGAACGCAGCCAGCAAAAAGCATTTCGCGACATCCTAAAGAATGGATGTGAATGA
- a CDS encoding potassium/proton antiporter membrane subunit, CPA2 family, translating into MDHIVLEIGLAIGLCVLAGILSIKLKFSVIPFYILVGMAVGPHAFHWGYLDFRFINSAELIDFFGRIGVLFLLLYLGLEFSVGRLIKSGKSIAVGGSIYIGINFTLGLLFGFLTGLPLAEVLIIAGITTISSSAIVAKVLVDLKRTANQETEMILGIIMFEDVFLALYISIVSGLVLSSSSSVGGVILSALIALFFMLGVLVVGRKIVPLLNRWLDIRSNELFLLVIFAALFLIAGFAETIHVAEAIGALLVGLVLAETNHAHRIEKLILPFRDFFGALFFFGFGLTIDPTALGGAVWMALIAVVLTLIGNFIAGMLAGRSAGIPPYASAKIGLTIVARGEFSIIMANLALAGGLAAIIQPFAALYVLILAILGPLLTKESKLVYRILDPIFRFNARYERRRSPKTSP; encoded by the coding sequence ATGGATCATATTGTACTGGAAATTGGTCTCGCCATCGGGCTTTGCGTTTTGGCTGGTATTTTGTCCATCAAGCTCAAATTTTCCGTTATCCCCTTCTACATCCTGGTCGGAATGGCTGTCGGACCTCATGCGTTCCATTGGGGCTACCTAGACTTTCGCTTTATTAACAGCGCGGAGCTGATCGATTTTTTCGGCCGCATCGGCGTGCTTTTCCTCCTGCTGTACCTCGGCCTTGAATTTTCAGTTGGCCGCCTCATTAAATCCGGTAAATCGATTGCTGTAGGCGGCAGCATTTACATCGGCATAAATTTCACGCTGGGACTGCTGTTCGGATTCCTGACCGGCCTTCCGCTCGCAGAAGTTCTCATCATTGCTGGAATCACCACCATATCCTCGAGCGCAATCGTTGCGAAAGTGCTGGTTGATCTCAAGCGGACCGCCAATCAGGAAACAGAGATGATTCTCGGCATCATCATGTTCGAGGACGTGTTCCTCGCCCTGTATATTTCCATCGTCTCTGGGCTTGTACTTAGCTCTTCCTCCAGCGTAGGCGGTGTCATCCTGTCCGCTTTAATCGCCCTTTTCTTCATGCTCGGCGTACTTGTCGTTGGTCGCAAAATAGTGCCTTTGCTCAATCGATGGCTCGACATTCGCTCCAATGAGCTGTTTCTGCTCGTTATTTTTGCAGCGCTTTTCCTGATTGCCGGTTTTGCCGAAACGATCCATGTTGCCGAGGCAATCGGTGCTCTGCTCGTCGGACTTGTGCTGGCCGAAACGAATCATGCCCATCGAATCGAAAAGTTGATCTTGCCTTTCCGCGACTTTTTCGGAGCGCTGTTCTTTTTCGGCTTCGGCCTGACCATCGATCCAACCGCACTCGGCGGCGCCGTATGGATGGCGCTTATCGCTGTTGTACTAACGCTGATCGGCAACTTCATCGCCGGCATGCTCGCCGGACGCAGCGCAGGAATCCCGCCCTATGCCTCAGCCAAGATCGGGCTGACGATCGTCGCCCGTGGCGAATTCTCCATCATCATGGCCAATCTGGCGCTGGCCGGCGGTCTTGCAGCCATTATCCAGCCCTTTGCTGCCTTGTATGTACTCATTTTGGCGATTTTGGGGCCGTTGCTTACAAAGGAGAGCAAGCTGGTGTACCGTATTCTGGATCCGATTTTCCGCTTCAACGCGCGTTATGAGCGTAGACGCTCACCGAAAACTTCACCATGA
- a CDS encoding Predicted N-acetyltransferase YhbS, whose product MIDSYVWIGQAPLIYQFMTARNVCKEKGRVKVDTNSIGFKQLRRRLSRQELDEAVALADLVFRDGEQSSMGDSFPRIFDPAIGLSLGITEEGQLVSFIGFVPQQIFIGKAVLSVCALGSVCTHPDYRGQGHASVLLSEAFHQAEAMGAALMLISGTRSLYRRNGCFAFGSVRRYRIPHKSTKSNMPTGMTARRLEPSDWFRLQALANSKPAGYRRSIADLAQELHSEAVAAMYRFHHDVFVAEKNGQLEAYAVIASGPIPADSDLEPFIVEWGGKAAIALPLIQEAMTRMKLSSMLLFATSHERRMMKLLDGHPYTSSHNQGTVRIMNLPLLWAQLEPYFEAAAAAAGRVMPSWGIKRLSDEEYALRLGDELIPLSSRAWALLLFDGPDAEPDDGPDAFVRKMASEQQAELLPAMTGTSTRSPAPAQHLPEKAGTSSSSASTIKLTSSRTKTDNRLLPFSESQAELLRDFFPLPFPYTAGLSYI is encoded by the coding sequence ATGATAGACAGCTATGTTTGGATTGGACAGGCGCCTTTAATCTATCAATTCATGACTGCGAGAAATGTTTGTAAAGAGAAGGGGAGAGTCAAGGTGGATACGAATTCGATCGGTTTTAAACAACTGCGCCGGCGGTTAAGCCGGCAGGAGCTGGATGAAGCGGTCGCCTTGGCCGATCTTGTTTTCCGCGACGGGGAGCAAAGCTCGATGGGCGACAGCTTCCCTCGCATTTTTGATCCTGCGATCGGCTTATCCCTCGGCATTACCGAAGAGGGCCAGCTCGTCTCGTTCATAGGGTTCGTTCCACAGCAAATTTTCATCGGAAAGGCGGTGCTCAGCGTCTGCGCTTTGGGCTCCGTTTGCACTCATCCCGATTATCGGGGACAAGGTCATGCCAGCGTCCTGCTAAGCGAAGCATTCCATCAAGCGGAAGCGATGGGAGCGGCGCTCATGCTCATCTCTGGCACGCGTTCCCTGTACCGCCGCAACGGCTGTTTCGCCTTCGGCTCAGTGCGCCGTTATCGAATCCCCCATAAGTCGACCAAGTCGAATATGCCAACTGGCATGACCGCACGCAGACTGGAGCCCAGCGACTGGTTCCGCCTACAAGCACTTGCCAACAGCAAACCAGCGGGGTATCGTCGCAGCATCGCGGATTTGGCGCAGGAGCTGCACAGCGAGGCTGTAGCCGCCATGTATCGGTTCCATCATGATGTTTTTGTCGCGGAAAAGAACGGACAACTGGAAGCTTACGCCGTAATCGCCTCCGGCCCGATTCCTGCGGATTCCGACCTGGAGCCCTTCATCGTCGAGTGGGGCGGCAAGGCCGCCATTGCACTGCCGCTGATCCAGGAAGCGATGACACGGATGAAGCTCTCCTCCATGCTGTTGTTCGCAACCTCCCATGAACGCCGCATGATGAAGCTGCTGGACGGACATCCTTATACGAGCAGCCATAATCAGGGAACGGTGCGAATTATGAATTTACCGTTGTTATGGGCGCAGTTGGAGCCCTACTTTGAAGCTGCAGCCGCTGCGGCAGGACGGGTCATGCCCTCGTGGGGCATAAAACGTCTGTCGGACGAGGAATACGCACTCCGTCTAGGCGATGAGTTGATTCCGCTCAGCTCTCGCGCTTGGGCCCTGCTGCTGTTTGACGGCCCGGATGCGGAGCCGGACGACGGCCCGGATGCATTTGTCCGCAAGATGGCCTCTGAACAACAAGCCGAGCTGCTGCCCGCAATGACTGGTACGAGCACTAGATCCCCAGCTCCAGCCCAGCATCTTCCAGAAAAGGCCGGAACGAGCTCAAGCTCTGCATCTACAATCAAGCTCACCAGTTCGCGGACCAAGACGGACAATCGTCTGCTGCCATTCAGCGAATCACAGGCCGAGCTGCTCCGCGATTTCTTCCCGCTGCCTTTTCCATATACAGCTGGATTGAGTTATATTTGA
- a CDS encoding aspartate ammonia-lyase, whose product MAFRLEHDFLGEKEVPESAYYGIQTLRAVENFPITGVNIHRELLIALAHVKKAAAKANMDVHLLTTPIGEAIVQAADEVIEGKLLDQFIVDSIQGGAGTSINMNMNEVLANRALELLGHTKGDYFHCNPNNHVNMSQSTNDAIPTALRIAAYSLTQNVLTAIQALQDGFLAKRDQFDDVIKMGRTHLQDAVPIRMGQEFGAYAAVLGRDIGRIRSAANHALTVNMGATAVGTGLNAKPEYITSVIGHLQQQLNLPIVAAEDLVDATQNSDAYTELSASLKVCAVNLSKICNDIRMMASGPRVGLGELSLPPRQPGSSIMPGKVNPVMAEVVNQVAFQVMGNDHTICMACEAGQFELNVMGPVIAFNLLQSLKILHNGVDVFLRHAVVGMEANRERCENYVANSFGIVTALNPHLGYEVAAQLVKEALATGLTIRELILERGLLTPEEMAEILNPYAMTSPGIAGEHLLEDAK is encoded by the coding sequence ATGGCATTTAGACTCGAGCATGATTTTCTTGGTGAAAAAGAAGTCCCTGAGAGCGCCTATTACGGCATCCAGACGCTTCGCGCGGTCGAAAATTTCCCGATTACCGGTGTAAATATCCACCGCGAGCTGCTGATCGCCTTGGCTCATGTAAAAAAAGCCGCCGCAAAGGCCAATATGGACGTCCATTTGTTGACAACTCCGATCGGCGAAGCCATTGTGCAAGCAGCCGATGAGGTTATCGAAGGCAAGCTGTTAGACCAGTTCATCGTTGACAGTATCCAAGGCGGCGCGGGAACATCCATTAACATGAATATGAACGAAGTACTCGCCAACCGTGCGCTTGAGTTGCTCGGCCACACCAAAGGCGATTATTTCCACTGTAATCCTAACAACCATGTGAATATGTCGCAATCAACCAATGATGCGATCCCAACCGCTCTTCGTATCGCGGCCTATTCGCTAACTCAGAACGTGCTGACGGCGATTCAAGCACTGCAGGACGGTTTCCTTGCTAAGCGAGACCAGTTCGACGATGTGATCAAAATGGGCCGGACGCATCTGCAGGATGCCGTGCCGATCCGGATGGGCCAGGAATTCGGTGCTTACGCCGCCGTACTCGGCCGCGACATTGGCCGTATTCGCAGTGCAGCGAACCACGCCTTGACGGTTAATATGGGCGCAACTGCTGTAGGCACCGGGTTGAACGCCAAGCCGGAATATATTACATCCGTCATCGGCCATCTGCAGCAGCAGCTTAACCTGCCAATCGTGGCAGCAGAAGATCTCGTTGACGCCACGCAAAACAGCGATGCTTACACAGAATTGTCTGCATCACTCAAAGTTTGCGCTGTCAATTTGTCCAAAATCTGCAACGATATTCGCATGATGGCCTCCGGTCCACGTGTAGGACTGGGCGAGCTGTCGCTGCCGCCTCGTCAGCCAGGCTCATCTATCATGCCGGGCAAAGTAAATCCTGTCATGGCCGAAGTTGTCAATCAGGTCGCGTTCCAGGTCATGGGTAATGACCATACAATCTGCATGGCTTGTGAGGCCGGACAGTTCGAGCTTAATGTCATGGGGCCGGTTATTGCTTTCAACCTGCTGCAATCGCTCAAAATTTTGCACAATGGCGTGGATGTGTTCCTGAGGCATGCCGTCGTGGGCATGGAAGCGAACCGCGAGCGCTGCGAGAACTACGTTGCCAACTCTTTCGGTATCGTGACGGCGCTTAACCCGCATCTCGGCTACGAAGTAGCCGCCCAACTCGTCAAGGAAGCGCTCGCCACCGGCTTGACGATCCGCGAGCTCATCCTCGAGCGCGGCTTGCTAACGCCGGAGGAAATGGCCGAAATTCTCAATCCGTATGCGATGACCTCCCCTGGCATTGCCGGAGAGCATCTGCTTGAGGATGCGAAGTAA
- a CDS encoding Major Facilitator Superfamily protein, with amino-acid sequence MMELFRNRIFTRLFLATVCSQLASTIGTMAFAFYLLDRFSSQPAYASIAEMLYSAPTIVVFLFIGVFADRFDRKRIAENTGWIRAVLSLLMLAALAANVWIPIVFLLLFLRSAVTKFYFPAENAMIQGLLREDQYVKASGLNQTAIGVFTLFGTGLGAVVYYSVGVLGALTIDAIGFLITALLVRSVNVPVEVRLPNGPTSFSTLNMKSVWGDFRGGFRYILSSKLLLSLISGFVLFGLIGGSFTMLPMLTMKYDLAPNNYEFFVSLYSLFLGAGLVIGSILGAKLLEKFKLYQILMGCLLLIGCCVIMLGLASSPWVYLIVTFITACLMAPLDMAIGGWLPKLVKPSMMGRVSAWLDPVKMAGQTLMLGLIAWLYPSAFTLLGLYLFVAGLLFLTCLVYALTLPKFARQEEATHIQSKTGVVVET; translated from the coding sequence ATGATGGAATTGTTCCGCAACCGCATCTTTACCAGGTTATTTCTGGCTACTGTTTGCTCGCAGCTTGCTTCTACGATCGGTACGATGGCATTCGCTTTTTATCTTCTAGATCGTTTCTCCAGTCAACCAGCCTATGCATCTATTGCCGAAATGCTATATTCGGCGCCGACAATTGTTGTGTTCCTCTTCATCGGCGTTTTTGCCGATCGCTTCGACCGCAAGCGCATTGCCGAGAATACTGGCTGGATTCGAGCCGTGCTCTCGCTCCTGATGCTAGCCGCTCTGGCCGCAAATGTATGGATCCCGATTGTGTTCCTACTGCTGTTTTTGCGCAGCGCGGTGACTAAGTTTTATTTTCCTGCTGAGAACGCTATGATCCAAGGGTTATTAAGAGAAGACCAATATGTAAAAGCATCCGGCCTCAATCAAACCGCCATCGGGGTATTCACTCTTTTCGGTACGGGACTCGGAGCTGTTGTCTATTATTCAGTCGGAGTGCTCGGGGCTTTAACGATTGATGCGATCGGCTTCCTCATCACGGCGCTATTGGTACGATCCGTTAACGTGCCGGTCGAGGTCAGGCTGCCGAACGGACCCACTTCGTTTTCCACGCTCAACATGAAGTCAGTCTGGGGAGATTTTCGAGGCGGATTCCGTTATATTCTCAGCAGCAAGCTTCTCTTATCTCTAATTAGCGGCTTCGTTCTGTTCGGACTGATCGGCGGCTCCTTCACGATGCTTCCGATGCTCACAATGAAATATGATCTGGCTCCAAACAACTATGAGTTCTTTGTTTCGCTCTACTCGCTGTTTCTCGGCGCAGGCTTAGTCATTGGTAGCATTTTAGGCGCCAAGTTGCTAGAAAAATTCAAACTATACCAAATACTAATGGGCTGCCTTTTGCTAATCGGATGCTGCGTCATCATGCTGGGCCTTGCTTCTTCACCTTGGGTCTACCTGATTGTGACTTTCATTACGGCCTGCCTTATGGCTCCGCTTGATATGGCGATCGGCGGATGGCTGCCCAAGCTCGTCAAGCCGAGCATGATGGGCAGGGTGTCCGCTTGGCTCGATCCCGTCAAAATGGCTGGGCAAACGCTTATGCTAGGCCTGATCGCATGGCTTTATCCGTCCGCTTTTACATTGCTCGGTCTTTATTTGTTTGTTGCCGGCCTTTTATTCCTGACTTGCCTGGTGTATGCCTTAACGTTGCCGAAATTCGCCCGCCAGGAGGAAGCTACACATATTCAGTCAAAAACAGGTGTAGTTGTGGAGACTTAG
- a CDS encoding alanine dehydrogenase, which translates to MIIGIPKEIKNNENRVALTPMGAAEFIRAGHSVLIERGAGEESGFADAQYEAVGAVIVAEAAEVWSKSEMIMKVKEPLPSEYGYFREGLLLFAYLHLAAEPELAEALRASGVTGVAYETIRVNGALPLLAPMSEVAGRMAVQVGAQMLEKARGGKGILLSGVTGVKRGKVTVIGAGIAGTSSVQLAVGLGAEVTVLDTNTNRLRELALVFGNRLQTLQSTSYNIAESVRESDLVISTVLIPGGKAPKLVTEEMVRSMEKGSVIVDVAIDQGGSVETIDRITTHDDPVFEKHGVLHYAVANIPGAVPYTSTMALTNATLPFALQLAKLGAAEAIRTQAPIREGVNTMGGYVTYEAVAHDLGYTHKPVAELI; encoded by the coding sequence ATGATAATCGGAATCCCTAAAGAAATCAAAAATAACGAGAACCGTGTAGCCTTAACGCCCATGGGGGCTGCGGAGTTTATCCGTGCTGGACACAGCGTACTAATCGAGCGTGGAGCGGGCGAAGAGAGTGGTTTTGCTGATGCCCAATATGAAGCAGTGGGAGCCGTCATCGTAGCAGAGGCAGCCGAGGTATGGAGCAAAAGCGAGATGATCATGAAGGTGAAGGAGCCGTTGCCTTCCGAGTATGGTTATTTCCGCGAAGGACTGCTGCTGTTCGCTTATTTGCATCTGGCCGCAGAGCCGGAGCTGGCAGAGGCGCTGCGTGCGTCAGGAGTGACCGGAGTTGCCTATGAGACAATTCGGGTAAATGGCGCGCTGCCGCTGCTCGCCCCGATGAGCGAGGTTGCCGGTAGGATGGCGGTCCAGGTTGGAGCTCAGATGCTGGAGAAAGCCCGCGGCGGCAAGGGCATTTTGCTATCGGGAGTGACCGGCGTAAAGCGCGGCAAAGTGACGGTCATCGGCGCTGGCATCGCCGGTACGAGCTCGGTACAGCTGGCAGTCGGTCTCGGAGCCGAGGTGACTGTGCTTGACACAAACACGAATCGGCTGCGTGAGCTGGCACTCGTTTTCGGTAATCGACTCCAGACGTTGCAATCGACCTCGTATAACATCGCAGAGTCGGTGCGGGAGTCGGATCTGGTCATCTCGACTGTTCTGATTCCAGGCGGCAAAGCACCTAAACTTGTAACAGAAGAAATGGTGCGCTCGATGGAAAAGGGCTCCGTCATCGTCGACGTGGCGATTGACCAAGGCGGCAGCGTGGAAACAATCGACCGCATTACGACGCATGATGATCCGGTATTCGAGAAGCATGGTGTCCTGCATTACGCTGTAGCAAACATTCCGGGTGCCGTGCCGTACACCTCTACGATGGCGCTTACCAATGCCACGCTGCCCTTTGCTTTGCAACTGGCCAAGCTGGGCGCCGCCGAAGCTATCCGCACCCAAGCGCCGATCCGCGAGGGCGTCAATACGATGGGCGGCTATGTAACTTACGAGGCGGTAGCCCACGATCTAGGTTATACGCATAAACCAGTGGCGGAGCTGATTTAG